The genomic segment CTTTAATGTGTGAGCAGAACGAAAAATTTCCTGCAATAACTCCTGGTTATCTCCCTCGTTTTCCAGCCTGACCAAATCCTCTTCCAGTAGTTGTAAATGTTCTTCCGCTTCTTCCAGAAACAGTTTCAACTCCTCAGGCGAGGCATCCAATTGCAGACCCATCATTTCACCTTCCCTTTACTGCATTTGTTCCAGGGCCTGTTTTTCCTGTTTATTCAGGACCTTATCCAGATTGAGCAAAATAATCAGACGGTCTTCCAGTTTGGCCACACCTTCCAGATATTCAGAATCCACGTCAGTAATAGCCGGCGGGGGCGCTTCCACAATATCACTGCTAATCCGCAACACTTCCGAAACTCCATCCACGATCATGCCCAGGGTATTGCCCTCAATCTCCACTACCACAATCCGGGTAGAACGGGTGTATTCGGTAGCCGGCAAGTCAAAGCGCTTGCGCAGATCCAGAACCGGTATAACCCGCCCCCGCAAATTGATAATCCCCTCGATAAAACTGGCTGTATGGGGAACTTTAGTTATGGGTTGCATGGTGATAATTTCCCAGACCTTGGCAATATCGATGCCGTAGGTCTCTTTTCCCAGCTGAAAAACAACAAATTGCTTTTCATTTGTCATAGTAACCGCTCCTTCAATTTGTAATGTTAACCATGAAAATTCGACACTTTAAATAATTATCCTTCATTAAATTTTAAATTCAAAATTTTATTCACAATAGACAAAAAACTACCTAAAAATTCTTACCCTTCCCTTCTCAGGAAATCAGTAAGAATTATCAGGTAGTCGTGTGGTTCTGTTAAACCCTCATGACTTTTGTTTTATACATTGTTCTATATACCATATATACGATATATTTTTATAAATTCCTGCTAAAAATTACCCAAACTTGTACTGTACCCCGAATCCGCCCCGGGGATTTTTCCAGGCGATATTGTCAAAGGGACAGCCATATTTGCAGGTCCCGCATTCCAGGCAGCCTTCAAAGGCGATTTGCATATGTTCCTCTTCCCAGGAATAGACTTTGGCCGGACAAAAGAGGGTACAAACTTTATCGGGACAATAAGTTTTACAGACATTTTCATCGATTATTTTCAAATGGCTTTCAGAAGCGGGGATAAAGCGGGTCAGGTAAAGTTTGTCATCAATTTTTTTCATCCCAGAACCCTCCATAATTTAAACATATCACCGGCTACCTGCCGCAGGGAGCGATGCTGGCGGATAATTTCCAGCATTTTTTTCTGCTTTTCCTTTTTGGGCACATTATCCACAGTAAAGAATTCATGCATTACCTGGTTCAACATAGCCGGATACTGGCTGAAATACTGGGGATTTTCCTCAAACAGCCCGGTAGCGTTCTGGTATTTCTGTAAATCCTGCAAGACAAAGGAATTCTGCAGGCGTTCCTGGTAACGGGCCAGCATCTGGTTGCTGAAATCCCCGGTACTGATGGCATCTATGGCTGTCTGGGCAGCAAACTTGCCGCTCATCATGGCCAGGTTGGAGCCTTCCCGGTGAATGCCATTGACCAGCATCGCCGAGTCCCCGGCTACCAGTACCCCGGAGGCATAAAGCCTGGGCATGGCTTTGTAACCACCTTCAGGAATTAAATGGGCCAGATACTCTTTGCTTTCTCCCCCTTCAATCAGCGGCCGCACCAGGGGATGTTGCTTCATATGTTCCAGCAACTCATTGGGATTGATTTTGCGCTGCACTACTTCTGAGAGCAAGGCACCTACGCCGATAGAGATGCTTTCCCGGTTGGTATAGATGAAACCGGTTCCCATCATGCCATAGGTAGGATCACCGATCAGTTCGATAACCGCTCCCTGACCTTTTTCCAGCCCAAAACGGTCTTCAATTTTTTCCGCCGGCAGGTAAATTATCTCCTTGACTGCCACTGCCAGATGCTCAGGAGGAATATCTCCTCTTAAACCAGCTTTCTGGGTCAGCAGGCTGTTAACCCCTTCACAGATAATCACCATTTCTGCCCTTAAATCCCCTTCCGGGCGATCAGTGCGCACTCCTACCACCCGGTCCCGCTCGTAAAGCAAATCCTCTACTACAGTTTCATTGATAATAAGGGCACCGGCTTTTTCCACCTGTTTGGCCAGCCAGCGGTCAAATTTGGCCCGCAAGACAGTGAAGTTATTGTAGGGCTCTTCCCCGAACTTCTCGCTGCGGTAGCCCATTTTTACCCCGGATTTATCAGTGAGGAACCAGTAATTTTGCTCTACAATAGGCCGCTCTAAGGGCGCTTCCTTATAGAAACCGGGAATTATCTCTTCCGTTGCCTGGCGGTAGAGAACACCCCCCATGACATTCTTGCTGCCGGGATATTCGCCCCGTTCAAAGACAATCGTCTTCAACCCGGCTTTGGCACAGGTATAGGCTGCAGCCAGTCCGGCCGGGCCAGCGCCAACAACAATCACATCAAATTTTTCCATGTTCTCTACCTCCTCCCTGCCAGCTGTTGCTTGAAGTTTTCAACCAGAGCCGGCAGGATTTGAGCTGCATCGCCCACAATCCCGTAATCGGCTATTTTGAAAATTGGAGCATTAGCGTCATTGTTGATAGCTACGATGGTGTCGGAAGTCTGCATCCCCACCAGATGCTGGATGGCACCGGAAATGCCTACCGCAAAATAGACCTTAGGTCGTACGGTATAGCCGGTCTGCCCAACCTGTTGTGCCGGCGAGGCCCAGCCCGCTTCTACAGCTGCCCGGCTGGCTCCAACCGTGCCACCTAATACCCGGGCCAACTCTTCCAGCAAAGGCCAGTTTTTCGCCCCTACGCCCCGGCCACCGGCCACGATGATTTCCGCCTTATCCAGGTAAACTCCAGCCGCTCCAGCGGTAATGTATTCCAGTACCTTGGTCTGAATCTCCTCTTCTTTTAGGCCCAGTTCTTCCCGGATCACCTGGCCGCTGCGCCCTTCCTGGCGGGGCGGCATGGCCATCACCCGGGGACGGACGGTTGCCATCTGGGGCCGGCGGGTACGGCAGAGAATGGTAGCCATGATGTTGCCACCGAAAGCAGGACGGGTCTGTTCCAGCAAACGGGTTTCAGGATTAATATCCAGTACCGTGCAGTCTGCTGTTAATCCGGTCCGCAACTCTGTGGCCACTGTCCCGGACAGGTCCCGGCCCAGGGTAGTAGCTCCCATCAAAACGATTTCCGGCCGGTATTGCCTGATCAATTTCACCAACCCGTGCAAATAGGGCTCAGTCCGGTAGCGGGCCAGAACGGGGTCATCGATAATATAGACTTTATCGGCACCATAAGCAAAGGCCTCCGGAACCAGGTGTTCAACCTGAGCGCCCAGAATTACCCCGGCCAATTCCACTCCCAGTTTATCGGCCAG from the Carboxydocella sporoproducens DSM 16521 genome contains:
- a CDS encoding ferredoxin family protein, with protein sequence MKKIDDKLYLTRFIPASESHLKIIDENVCKTYCPDKVCTLFCPAKVYSWEEEHMQIAFEGCLECGTCKYGCPFDNIAWKNPRGGFGVQYKFG
- a CDS encoding FAD-dependent oxidoreductase, encoding MEKFDVIVVGAGPAGLAAAYTCAKAGLKTIVFERGEYPGSKNVMGGVLYRQATEEIIPGFYKEAPLERPIVEQNYWFLTDKSGVKMGYRSEKFGEEPYNNFTVLRAKFDRWLAKQVEKAGALIINETVVEDLLYERDRVVGVRTDRPEGDLRAEMVIICEGVNSLLTQKAGLRGDIPPEHLAVAVKEIIYLPAEKIEDRFGLEKGQGAVIELIGDPTYGMMGTGFIYTNRESISIGVGALLSEVVQRKINPNELLEHMKQHPLVRPLIEGGESKEYLAHLIPEGGYKAMPRLYASGVLVAGDSAMLVNGIHREGSNLAMMSGKFAAQTAIDAISTGDFSNQMLARYQERLQNSFVLQDLQKYQNATGLFEENPQYFSQYPAMLNQVMHEFFTVDNVPKKEKQKKMLEIIRQHRSLRQVAGDMFKLWRVLG
- a CDS encoding chemotaxis protein CheW, yielding MTNEKQFVVFQLGKETYGIDIAKVWEIITMQPITKVPHTASFIEGIINLRGRVIPVLDLRKRFDLPATEYTRSTRIVVVEIEGNTLGMIVDGVSEVLRISSDIVEAPPPAITDVDSEYLEGVAKLEDRLIILLNLDKVLNKQEKQALEQMQ
- a CDS encoding electron transfer flavoprotein subunit alpha, producing the protein MAVEINAKACIGCGICVDTCPVQALSLVDGVSVVDPKQCVDCGACVKVCPTNAITLDKPLAAQKKQPATPAEPAVKKAAPAAEGDYQGVWVFVEQMEGEAAPVSWELMGEGRKLADKLGVELAGVILGAQVEHLVPEAFAYGADKVYIIDDPVLARYRTEPYLHGLVKLIRQYRPEIVLMGATTLGRDLSGTVATELRTGLTADCTVLDINPETRLLEQTRPAFGGNIMATILCRTRRPQMATVRPRVMAMPPRQEGRSGQVIREELGLKEEEIQTKVLEYITAGAAGVYLDKAEIIVAGGRGVGAKNWPLLEELARVLGGTVGASRAAVEAGWASPAQQVGQTGYTVRPKVYFAVGISGAIQHLVGMQTSDTIVAINNDANAPIFKIADYGIVGDAAQILPALVENFKQQLAGRR